One window from the genome of Dyella sp. A6 encodes:
- the araD1 gene encoding AraD1 family protein, with the protein MRLIQFLDDTHAPRVGQVSPDGTTVREVTGHASVYDLASYALAHQRSLDDLVAAHLGGRSYDYAKLLDELRVLAPLRHPDPAHCLVTGTGLTHTGSASARDAMHQKQAAAGDDDASLTDSMRIFRWGMEGGRPTDGRPGAQPEWFYKGNGDMVVAPGAPLHSPAFALDGGEEPELVGLYLIDGEGCPRRIGFALGNEFSDHVTERQNYLYLAHSKLRQCAIGPEIWTGPLPADLRGTSRIRRNGNVIWEKPFLTGEANMCHSLANLEYHHFKYAAHRRPGDVHMHFMGTATLSVADGIRTEPGDEFEIDLPALGAALRNPLKVADAEFAMGDVRPL; encoded by the coding sequence CCCATGCTCCTCGCGTGGGCCAGGTTTCTCCCGATGGAACGACGGTGCGCGAAGTCACCGGGCATGCTTCGGTCTACGATCTTGCAAGTTATGCCCTGGCCCATCAGCGGTCGCTTGATGATCTCGTGGCCGCACACCTGGGCGGGCGGAGCTACGACTACGCAAAGCTCCTCGATGAGTTGCGCGTGCTTGCGCCGCTCCGGCATCCGGACCCGGCTCACTGCCTGGTGACCGGTACCGGCCTCACCCATACGGGCAGTGCGTCGGCTCGTGATGCCATGCACCAGAAGCAGGCCGCCGCCGGTGACGATGATGCATCGCTGACCGATTCGATGCGGATTTTCCGCTGGGGGATGGAAGGTGGTCGTCCGACGGATGGTCGCCCCGGCGCGCAGCCGGAGTGGTTCTACAAGGGCAATGGCGACATGGTGGTTGCACCGGGTGCACCCCTGCATTCCCCCGCTTTTGCACTCGATGGCGGCGAGGAGCCCGAACTGGTCGGCCTCTACCTGATCGACGGGGAAGGCTGTCCACGACGGATTGGTTTTGCCCTGGGCAACGAGTTTTCCGATCACGTCACCGAGCGTCAGAACTACCTCTATCTCGCGCATTCCAAACTGAGGCAGTGCGCCATCGGCCCCGAGATCTGGACCGGGCCGCTTCCCGCCGATCTGCGTGGCACCAGCCGCATCCGTCGCAACGGCAACGTCATCTGGGAAAAGCCGTTCCTGACCGGTGAGGCCAACATGTGCCACTCGCTGGCAAACCTCGAATACCACCATTTCAAATACGCCGCGCATCGACGCCCTGGCGACGTGCACATGCACTTCATGGGCACTGCGACGCTGAGTGTTGCCGACGGCATTCGAACCGAACCCGGTGACGAGTTCGAGATCGACCTGCCGGCGCTTGGTGCCGCTCTGCGCAATCCGCTGAAAGTCGCCGACGCCGAGTTCGCGATGGGCGACGTACGACCGCTGTAG
- a CDS encoding aldehyde dehydrogenase family protein, whose protein sequence is MTQKYESYIAGRWVGGKSFSPDENPSDLDNPVGEFADADAADVAEAAAAAKVAQRAWAATTPQQRADILDRIGSEILARKEELGRLLAMEEGKRLPESMGEAARAGQIFKFFAGEALRIPGERLASTRPGVDIEITREPVGVVGIIAPWNFPLAIPAWKIAPALAYGNSVVFKPAESVPACAWALAEIISRAGVPDGVFNLVIGTGGVVGKAIVDAPEIDALSFTGSVATGNRLLQDAAARGLKIQLEMGGKNPLVVMADADLDQAVRCAIDGAFFSTGQRCTASSRLIVERPVYDAFVERMQKAMQALKVGPALAGDTDIGPVASARQFEQDRSYIQIGRDEGARLLWGGETVDVGPRGYYLQPTLFEARPDHRISVEEIFGPVACVMPADDYEHALSLANDTRYGLCGGICTTSLRHTTHFKRHAQVGMVMVNLPTAGVDPHVAFGGRKGSSYGPREQGRYAAEFYTTVKTAYTAA, encoded by the coding sequence ATGACGCAGAAATACGAGAGCTACATCGCCGGCCGCTGGGTCGGTGGCAAGAGCTTTTCGCCGGATGAAAACCCTTCCGATCTGGACAACCCGGTCGGCGAGTTCGCCGATGCCGACGCGGCGGATGTGGCAGAAGCCGCTGCAGCCGCCAAGGTCGCCCAGCGAGCCTGGGCTGCAACGACCCCGCAGCAGCGCGCCGATATTCTGGACCGGATCGGCAGCGAGATACTGGCGCGCAAAGAGGAGTTGGGTCGGCTGCTGGCGATGGAGGAAGGCAAGCGCCTGCCCGAGAGCATGGGCGAGGCCGCACGCGCCGGACAGATCTTCAAGTTCTTCGCGGGCGAAGCGCTGCGTATTCCCGGTGAACGCCTGGCCTCCACCCGCCCTGGGGTCGATATCGAGATCACCCGCGAGCCGGTCGGGGTGGTGGGCATCATCGCTCCCTGGAATTTCCCGCTGGCCATTCCGGCGTGGAAGATCGCGCCGGCGCTCGCCTATGGCAACAGCGTGGTGTTCAAGCCCGCCGAGTCGGTGCCGGCCTGTGCCTGGGCGCTGGCCGAGATCATCAGCAGGGCCGGCGTTCCCGACGGCGTGTTCAATCTCGTCATCGGCACTGGCGGCGTGGTGGGCAAGGCGATCGTCGACGCGCCCGAGATCGATGCGCTGAGCTTCACCGGCTCCGTTGCCACGGGAAACCGCTTGCTGCAGGACGCCGCGGCGCGGGGCCTGAAGATCCAGCTCGAGATGGGCGGCAAGAATCCACTGGTGGTGATGGCCGACGCGGATCTTGATCAGGCCGTGCGATGCGCCATCGATGGAGCATTCTTTTCCACCGGCCAGCGCTGCACGGCATCGAGCCGCCTGATCGTCGAGCGCCCGGTCTACGACGCCTTTGTTGAGCGCATGCAGAAAGCGATGCAGGCGCTCAAGGTCGGGCCGGCTCTGGCTGGCGACACCGATATCGGGCCGGTCGCCAGCGCCCGGCAATTCGAACAGGATCGGTCCTACATCCAGATTGGCAGGGATGAGGGCGCCCGGCTGCTGTGGGGCGGGGAGACGGTCGACGTGGGGCCGCGGGGCTACTACCTGCAGCCGACCTTGTTCGAGGCACGCCCGGATCACCGGATCAGCGTCGAGGAAATTTTCGGTCCGGTGGCCTGCGTGATGCCTGCCGACGATTACGAGCACGCATTGAGTCTTGCCAACGACACCCGATACGGCCTGTGTGGCGGAATCTGCACCACATCGTTGCGGCACACTACGCATTTCAAGCGGCATGCGCAGGTTGGCATGGTCATGGTCAACCTGCCCACGGCAGGTGTCGATCCGCATGTTGCGTTCGGTGGACGGAAGGGATCCAGCTATGGCCCGCGCGAGCAGGGCCGCTACGCCGCCGAGTTCTACACCACGGTGAAAACTGCTTACACCGCAGCTTGA